A segment of the Armatimonadota bacterium genome:
AGGAGCTGCCCCTGGTCATCGGCGGGCAGCGGCTGACCGCGTATGACCGGTTCTACTCGCGGAACCCCTCCAGCGTGGACGAGATCGTGGCCGTGGTGCCCAAGGCCTCGCCCCGGGAGGTGGAACAGGCGGTGGAGGCGGCGGAGCGGGCTTTTCAGACCTGGAGCCGCGTTCCCGCCGAGGAGCGGGCGGCCCTCCTGCTGCGCGCCGCCGACCGGCTGCGTCGCCGCAAGTTCTTTGCGGCAGCCTGGCAGATCTACGAGGTCGGCAAGAACTGGGCAGAGGCGGACGCCGACGTCGCCGAGACCATCGACCACCTGGAGTACTTCGCCAGGGAGGCGCTGCGCTACGCCCGGGGCCAGCCCCTGGCGTCGCACCCCCAGGAATACAGCGAGTACACCTACCTGCCGCTGGGGGTCGTGGCCGTGATCCCTCCGTGGAACTTCCCCCTGGCCATCCCCGTGGGCATGGCGGCGGCGGCCATCGCCGCGGGCAACACGGTGGTGCTGAAGCCCAGCAGCGACTCTCCGGCCAACGCCCACGTCTTCCTGGAGGTCATGGAGGAGGCCGGCCTGCCTCCGGGCGTGCTGAACATCGTCACCGGGTCTGGCAGCGAGGTGGGCGACCCGCTGGTGCTACACCCCAGGGTGCGCATGATCGCCTTCACCGGCTCCAAGGACGTGGGCGTGCACATCTACCAGCAGGCGGCCAGGGTCTCCCCCGGCCAGATCTGGCTCAAGCGCGTCATCTGCGAAATGGGCGGGAAGAACGCGGTTATCGTGGATGAGGAGGCCGACCTGGAGGAGGCCGTCTCTGCGGCGGTGGTCTCCGGCTACGGCTTTCAGGGGCAGAAGTGCTCCGCTGGATCGCGGCTGGTGGTGACCGCCCCGGTCTACCGCCGGGTGCTGGACGCCTTCGTGGAGAAGGTGCGCGCCCTGGAGGTGGGTCCGGCCCCGGAGAACTTTCCGGTGGGGCCGGTGATCAACGAGCGGGCGAGGCAGAGCATCCTCAACTACATCCAGATCGGGATGAAGGAAGGGCGCCTGGCCGCCGGGGGCGAGCCCGCCGCCGGCAACGGCCACTTCATCCAGCCTACCGTCTTCGCCGACGTGGACTTCCGCGCGCGCATCGCCCAGGAGGAGATCTTCGGACCGGTGGTGGCGGTGATCAAAGCCCGCGACTTCGACGACGCCCTGACCATCGCCAACTCCACGGAGTACGGGCTGACCGGCGCGGTCTTCACAAAGAACCCGGAGAAGATGGCCCGGGCGCGACGCGACTTCCACTGCGGCAACCTCTACATCAACCGCAAGTCCACCGGCGCCCTGGTGGGTGTGCACCCCTTCGGCGGCTTCAACATGAGCGGGACCGACGCCAAGGTGGGCGGCCCGGACTACCTGCTTTTCTTCCTGCAGCCGAAGGTGACGTCGCTGAAGTGGCGCTAGGTGCAGACCTCAGGAGGTGAGGGAGATGGGACGGACGCACTTCTTGCCAGCCGACCGCGTGCACTATGTGTGGAACAACCGCTGGGCGGCCCCGTGGCGGTGAAAGGTGCGCAGTCCGGCGATGTGCTGGAGGTGGAGATCCTGGACCTGCACCCAGGGGCTGGGGCTGGACGGGGGTCATCCCCGGTTTCGGGCTACCTGACGGAAACCCATGGCCTCACCCCTGAGGATGCCTACGTCCTGTGCAGCGTGGCCGTGGACCTGAAGATCAGCGAGGTGGTGGACAAGCCCAACTGGATCGTCACGGCCTACGCGCCGTTGTCCATGTTCGGGTAGGCGGGTCTCCGGGACCTTGTCCGGAGGGGGTGGTGTGCTCAGGGGAGCAGACCTCCATGCAGGCCTGCGGCTCCTGCTGAGAGAGGTCGGTGAGGTCCCCCCGGGGCCCTTCGTCCCGGCTCGCTTCCAGGTGGAGGCGCTGCAGGCGGTGGGGCGAGGGGATGTGTTCGTCTCTGCCCCCACCGGAAGCGGCAAGACCTGGATCGCCGAGCGGGCCATCGAGGACCTCCTGGCGCGGGGCGGCACCGCCTGGTACACGACCCCCCTCAAGGCCCTGAGCAACCAGAAGTTCCACCGGTTCCAGCGCCTCTACGGCGAAGAGCGGGTGGGCCTGCTCACCGGCGAGCGAAAGATCCGCCCGCAGGCCCCGGTGATTGTGGCCACCACCGAGATCCTGCGCAACGCCCTCTACGACGGTCGAACCGCTCCCGACCTGGCGGTCCTGGACGAGGCCCACTACCTGGGAGACCCCGAGCGGGGCATGGCCTGGGAGGAGATCATCCTGCTGGCCCCGCCGGCGACCCACCTCCTGCTGCTCTCCGCCACGCTGCAAAACGTGGACGACCTGGCGGCGTGGCTGGCCCGCGTCCGCGGGCGGCCGCCGGCTGTGGTGCGGGAGTGGGAGCGCCCCGTGCCGCTACGCCGCATCCTGGTAGATGCCGCAGGCCACCTCCTGCCGCAGGACCTGGCCCCGCGCCTGCGGGGCGGGGAGCGGCGCCCCGGCTGGCTGGGCGTCTGCGTGCGCGAGCTGGCCGCCGCCGGCCTGTTGCCGGCGATCCTCTTCTTCCCCTCACGGCGGGAGTGCGACCAGGCAGCCCGCGAGCTGGGCGCACTGCGCCTGCCGGGGGAGGCGGCGCGCCGGAGCGCCTTCCGGGTGTGGGAGCACCGCTTCCCTTACCTGGCGGTGCACCCCTTCCGCTGGGTCCTGGTCCAGGGCGGGGTAGCGCCGCACCATGCGGGGCACCTTACGGCCTGGCGGCTGGCCGTGGAGGACCTCCTGGACCGGGGGTTGCTCCGGGTGGTCGCAGCCACCACGACCCTGGCCAGCGGCCTGGACGTCCCCGCCCGGACTGTGGTCCTGAGCACCCTTTCGCGACAGAGCCCGCAGGGGCGGGTGGACCTGACGGCCACGGAATTCCACCAGATGGTGGGGCGGGCCGGAAGGCGCGGGCGGGACCGCATCGGCGTGGTGGCGCTGCCGGCGGCCTCGCGGGGTGAGGCCCAGTTCGGCCTGGCCCTGGCCCAGGCGGAGACCGAGCCGGTGCGCTCGGCCTTCCACCCGGGCTACACGCAGGTCCTCAACCTGCTGGCGCGGCGGACGCTGCAGCAGGCGCTGGGCGAGCTGCAGCGCTCGCTGGCGGCGTACGAGGCGGAGCGGTTCGGCACCCTGCGGGTGGGTCCCTCGAGGATCCTGCGCCGCCTGCCGCCTGGTGCTGCGGCGCGCGCCCTGGAGCAAGTGCATGACCCGCTATGCCAGGCCTTCCTCCTGCGGGCGGTCCTCCTGCAGGCGCTCGGCTACCTGGATGACGAGGCGCGGCTCACCCTCCAGGGGCGCTGGGCGGCCCGCCTGCGCCATCCCCGGGCGCTGGTCCTGGCGGAGATCGTGCGGCGCGACGGCATCCCCGCGTCCCCCCACCGGCTGGCCGCCATGGCTGCGGCGCTGGGCTCGGAGCGGCCCCCGCGTGCTGGCGGGGAGGATGCGCGGCTCGGTGGGCTGGCGGCGCTGGTGCGCCGCCTGGCCCATCTGGAGGAGGAGTTCGGCCTTGAGCCCGACCCCTTCCCCCAGGAATTCCGCGGAGAGTGGGACCGGCAGCGGCGCCGCGCCGTCCCTTCTCCGGCGGAGCGGCGCGCCGCAGTGTGCGCGGCGTGGGCGCGGGGCGGGGAGTGGGGGGTACTGGTGCGCGAGTTCGAGGTGGAGGAAGGCGACCTGCAGCGTATCGTCCTGCAGGCGGCGGAGGTGTTGATGCAGCTGGAGGGGTTGCCCCAGCCGTCTGTGCGCGCCGTCGCCCGAGAAACCCGGAATCTGTTGCTGCGACCACCCGTGCTTTGAGGCGTCGGTTTGGTCCGCTTTTCGGCGCCCTATGCGCGACCCTCGAATGCGGGTATATTTTTCTTGATATCGTATTGGGGACGAATTGTCCGTATTTCGGACCACCCTTCTGGCCGGAGCACACCGATGGGACGGGAGCAACGGCAGGCCGGCGGACAAGAGCGCGCCAGCAGCGGTACCGCAGACCGGGACAAGGTGAAGTCCCTCAACCGGGCGTTCACCCTCCTGATGGCGCTGGGCCAGGCCAGCCGACCCCTCTCCGTAGCCGAGCTCATCGTCAGGACCGGGCTTCCGCGGCCCACAGTGTACCGGTTAGTGCACACCCTGGAGTTGAACGGGGCGGTGGTAGCCAGCGACGGCCGGTACGCCATCGGCCCCCGCGTCCTCTGGCTGGCGGGGCGGCGGCTGGGGCAGATTGAGCTGCGCGCGGCTGGCCGTCCCCACCTGGTGGAGCTGGCCCGGCGCACAGGGGAGACCGCCCACCTGGCCGTGCTGGAGCAGGGCCAGGTGGTCTACATCGACAAGGTGGAGTCGGGCGGACCGCTGCGCATGGCGTCTACCGTGGGGGCCATTATGCCTGCCCACTGCACGGCGCTGGGGAAGTCCATGCTGGCCTTCCTGCCTCCGGCACAACTGCAGGAGGTCCTGCGCACCCACGGGCTGCCCCGCCGCACGGCCAACACCATAACCGACCCGGCGCGCCTCCTGGCAGAGCTGGCCGCGGTCCGCGCCCGCGGCTACGCCATCGACAACGTGGAGAACGAGGAAGGCATCCGCTGCGTGGGCGCCCCGATCATGGACCACCGCGGCCAGGTCGCCGGAGCGATCAGCGTCTCCGGGTCGGTAGCCACCATCACCCTGGAGCGGGCGCGGCGCGAGCTCAGCCCCCTGGTGCGGGAGGCGGCGCAGCACATATCCCGGACCCTGGGCTGGACCCAGCCCCCGGTCCGCTCGAGAGGAGGGGAACCGTGATGGCAGAGGGCGCGGAGCTGTACACCCTGCTGGAGGGGTTCCGGGCTACAAGCACCGCATCCGTCGCCGATGCCGTCGACCGCGTGGTGCGGCGACCGGGGTTCATGAGCCATGAGATCAAGCCCATCCTGCCCGGCAGGATCGCCGGGCCGGCGGTCACCGTGCTGGAGCGAACCGCGCTGGAGGCCCAGCCACCACGCCACGCGCTGACGGCCATCGACGAGGCACCCGCGGGGAGCATCATCGTCATCGGCCTGGAGGATGCAGGGGGCGCGCCGGAGGTGGCGCTGTGGGGCGGGCTGATGGCCTCGGCGGCTGCAACCCGCGGGCTGGGCGGTG
Coding sequences within it:
- a CDS encoding DEAD/DEAH box helicase, with product MLRGADLHAGLRLLLREVGEVPPGPFVPARFQVEALQAVGRGDVFVSAPTGSGKTWIAERAIEDLLARGGTAWYTTPLKALSNQKFHRFQRLYGEERVGLLTGERKIRPQAPVIVATTEILRNALYDGRTAPDLAVLDEAHYLGDPERGMAWEEIILLAPPATHLLLLSATLQNVDDLAAWLARVRGRPPAVVREWERPVPLRRILVDAAGHLLPQDLAPRLRGGERRPGWLGVCVRELAAAGLLPAILFFPSRRECDQAARELGALRLPGEAARRSAFRVWEHRFPYLAVHPFRWVLVQGGVAPHHAGHLTAWRLAVEDLLDRGLLRVVAATTTLASGLDVPARTVVLSTLSRQSPQGRVDLTATEFHQMVGRAGRRGRDRIGVVALPAASRGEAQFGLALAQAETEPVRSAFHPGYTQVLNLLARRTLQQALGELQRSLAAYEAERFGTLRVGPSRILRRLPPGAAARALEQVHDPLCQAFLLRAVLLQALGYLDDEARLTLQGRWAARLRHPRALVLAEIVRRDGIPASPHRLAAMAAALGSERPPRAGGEDARLGGLAALVRRLAHLEEEFGLEPDPFPQEFRGEWDRQRRRAVPSPAERRAAVCAAWARGGEWGVLVREFEVEEGDLQRIVLQAAEVLMQLEGLPQPSVRAVARETRNLLLRPPVL
- the pruA gene encoding L-glutamate gamma-semialdehyde dehydrogenase: MALPEFRNEPFTDFTVEANRTAMQAALAEVRRELGKELPLVIGGQRLTAYDRFYSRNPSSVDEIVAVVPKASPREVEQAVEAAERAFQTWSRVPAEERAALLLRAADRLRRRKFFAAAWQIYEVGKNWAEADADVAETIDHLEYFAREALRYARGQPLASHPQEYSEYTYLPLGVVAVIPPWNFPLAIPVGMAAAAIAAGNTVVLKPSSDSPANAHVFLEVMEEAGLPPGVLNIVTGSGSEVGDPLVLHPRVRMIAFTGSKDVGVHIYQQAARVSPGQIWLKRVICEMGGKNAVIVDEEADLEEAVSAAVVSGYGFQGQKCSAGSRLVVTAPVYRRVLDAFVEKVRALEVGPAPENFPVGPVINERARQSILNYIQIGMKEGRLAAGGEPAAGNGHFIQPTVFADVDFRARIAQEEIFGPVVAVIKARDFDDALTIANSTEYGLTGAVFTKNPEKMARARRDFHCGNLYINRKSTGALVGVHPFGGFNMSGTDAKVGGPDYLLFFLQPKVTSLKWR
- a CDS encoding RraA family protein produces the protein MAEGAELYTLLEGFRATSTASVADAVDRVVRRPGFMSHEIKPILPGRIAGPAVTVLERTALEAQPPRHALTAIDEAPAGSIIVIGLEDAGGAPEVALWGGLMASAAATRGLGGAVLDGGVRDVEEIRQLGFPVFSRTIVPSTSVGRLVTVAREVPVPCGGVLVNPGDIIVGDSDGVVVVPRAAAAEVLAAATQIEETERRMTARIRASGSILQALQEFGRI
- a CDS encoding IclR family transcriptional regulator, with amino-acid sequence MGREQRQAGGQERASSGTADRDKVKSLNRAFTLLMALGQASRPLSVAELIVRTGLPRPTVYRLVHTLELNGAVVASDGRYAIGPRVLWLAGRRLGQIELRAAGRPHLVELARRTGETAHLAVLEQGQVVYIDKVESGGPLRMASTVGAIMPAHCTALGKSMLAFLPPAQLQEVLRTHGLPRRTANTITDPARLLAELAAVRARGYAIDNVENEEGIRCVGAPIMDHRGQVAGAISVSGSVATITLERARRELSPLVREAAQHISRTLGWTQPPVRSRGGEP